The DNA region AGCACCAAAAGTTCCAAAAAGCAGCGCAACAAAAAACGCCGCAAGAAGGACTCCGAACACTACTCCGATGAGGACTTTGCGTCGATTCTGACCGACATCGTGCAGGCGATTTCGGAAAACGAAGGCGAGAGTTCCGACGAGCAGCCAGATGAGCCACCAGTAGAGCCGGAAGTAATCACCGAAACGGTGGAGAACATCACAGACAGTGACATCCTTGAAATCAAAGACCAGGAACCAAACACAATCAGTCTACCTCAGGTTGAGCCGCGGGAAAACTTTGTCAAAGCTCCCTCGCCAGAAGAGCTGGACGACAGCAACGACGTGGTGGCCATTGAACCGCCCCCACCGCCAATGATCAATCTGGCCGACGAAGACACGCGGGACGTTTCGGGGGAAAGAGCGGAATACGAGCGCATTCCCGGGCTGCGTCGCATCGACGACGATCCGGAGTGCTGCTGGAACGAAGAGATGAAAAAGTTTTACAATGATTCGTGGAACTGCGAAGACTTTAACGTGTCGACCGTGCTGTTCAACATGCCACGTGAGTATCATTGCAAGCTAGTTGAAAACGTTTATTGTAAATTATCTTACCCTCAGGTCAAACCAAACACTGGCCCATCGTACACAAGGACAAATTTCCGGACCCGCCGAAAAAGGAGATCATCTGCAACAACTGCCAACAACCGGGCCACATGAAGTACAAGTGCCGCCGGCCGCCGAAACCACCGACCTGTTACATGTGCGGCCTTACCGGTCACCAGGAGACGCGCTGCCCCAACACGCTGTGCCTTAGGGTATGACCACTTCTTCGCCACTCCAACCCATAAAGTTCTGTATTAATTTCCAATCCCCCTCTCCCCACTCATCTCGGACAGTGTGGAGAAAAGACGAACAACTTCCTGCGCGGATGTCACGCGTGTTCCCGCGAGCAGCACATGACGTGTCACCTGTGCGGAATCCGCGGACACGCTCAGCGGAACTGCCCGGACAAGTGGCGCCGCTACCACTCCACGGTAAGTTGGCTGACTGCGTGATGGTCGCGTTCAAACtggatagaaaaaaaatcctagatTCTGTTGTGAATTGATTGATTGTCCCCCGGGGGTGGGTTTCGGGATCCCGGCGCGTGGTTGTGACTGACGATAGCAACGACAGGGCGTGAGGATAACTTACGCGGTGACGGTAGGCGTGCAGCGCGGGCGATGGTAGAACAGGGTGGCCACTTGAGATTGTAAATGTGAAAATCATAAAACGCTTCAAACTCTGGAAAAAGCTTTGAAACTTATTCTGGATCAACCATTTTGCTTGAAACAATTGACTCTACCATTTATTacaaaatgtctttttttcactgaattaatgtgatctttttttatatataaagaGTTAACCAGCTTTCAAACAATGATAAATAAAGAATAGCTACTAACCTTACTATTACAAGAGATCGTTTGATTTTGAGCGTAGTCCAAAATGTTACGATCGAAATATTTAAATCGTCGATATAAATATTAAGATTGACTAtctaaatttttggaacaaagatctctaaaaaaattaataatggtttattatattttttcaagccgataaaaatcagttttctaaatatttaaagaaaattataaaatctaaagtttgaaaattctaaaaacaaagGAATGAATATGATAGTCTTTAATATTTatagggttgttacggacggcgcggatcgcgcggatggcgcggatctggcgcggatttgctggctaattttgctcaggcgcggatttcgcgcggatagcaattttggtaaacaaaataattgagaacgatagaatttctttcaaattacaaaggaaaatattattaggaattaaataaattcaatctttttcgttgagtgcgaaaacatcaatttctaagaagttgttaatgaagaaaattttctttaaaaattattgattgttttttttcttaatattttaatatttaatttaatttttaaacttaaaaattgaaaaatgatataaaagtggcgtgtatttttgtttcagtgtgcccgtccaatttcctacaagtttgtctttgaccactttttgatacgacgcaacggcttcgagatacagtaatttttaaattacagaatacaaaaatatttaaatatcttacgccctgctcaaatgttattctcgagtactatttgctccatatgcacaaaaatggcttatataggcctaggataacatgtttacaaagtttcattgaaatcggagagggtcgggtacaaaagtaacagaaaaattcctgatttgagctggaattgctcaatacgaaactttgaaataatcttcaaggagcgatttttttaatgtattgagatttgttatataaatttaacataacattacaactcattatttttaaaacatctgcaTAACAATTCAaatagaattcataatttgaaattgtcaaaacacACAGActtaaaaaacgtaaaaaagtacgaattattaaatggaaaaattacgaaaatattacaattgattttttttgttaattttatttttttaagaaagttcttaagttatcaaattgttaaagtattaaatttgtaaattatttgattattgaattattaaaataattagTAGATGACTAAATtatctaatttttaaattataaaattattaaattattgaattattaatttattaaattatttaattattaaattattaaattaccaaattaataaattattaaattatttaattattaaattattaaatcattaaattattaaattattaaattaataaattatcaaattattaaattattaaattattaaattattaaattattaaattattaaattattaaatgattaaattattaaattatcaaattattgaattattaaaccatgaatttttaaattattatattatttttttgcctttttattagttcggatcattttcggagtcatattttagattagagaaatttagagacgaaaataatagaaatttcgtgtttcgatttttcaGAGTAAAGATTTGACGAGAATTATCAAGTACTAAATccctagattttataatttggtgatttattttatggttttaaattttttaaattttcgaatttaattttttttttgaatttgtttttaatgcaacgatatttaaagtgttgcaaaaaaatgctaatattgtttcagaaatggcaaaataggttccatttggtacaggtgggatatgaatccacaactgatcaaattttgttactctcttctatgtttgtcgcgttttttttatatggcgcggattgggttttggggtcggcgccGATCTGGCGCAgattttttctcgacttttccgtaacaaccctgtattTAAAAACGAACCTCCTACGAAATTGTCAGAAACTCATACTCAAATTTGATTGATCTTTTTATAGACAAGTACGGACTTCGGAAGGAACGTGGTCAAGAAAAGTTGCGCATTCTTTCCGTTACTGTCATCACAAGAGTTGAAATTTCGCTTTGAGCATGTGTGCTTGAGATACTGaatggaaaataaattaaatatccaaaaaaattaggctagaaaattcaaaatgtaaaaatcacacatttttttaaactctagttcagaaattaaaactttccaaattaaaaaaaaaacaaaattcaaaaatcccttcgtttaaaaataaaacaattcaaaatcacaaaaattcagattttttttatttttgcagtttttttattttaagattattttaCGTTAAGaatttagatgttttttttagaattttagaattttttttttgtttattttggagttttaatttttttatttttttgtattattttttttctcgttttcttatagtttaatttttaaaatttttgaaattctttcaatatttttctgtGTTCGCAgccttgggcatgagtaaggacctcgacgccgttagcaatgttggctttaaaataaaatttcgtgataatatcacttccccccagccaacatttttgccatgcgaagcgggcctcgacgctgtgtctaggtttaattcctagctaggagccatcagtgtcttaagaggtggtcccaaggccgagtaggagttcatgaagcaaattagtcgtctcccaccccttttaaattgaaaaatgaactctgaaaccagcgcttactcacaacagaaacagaggcctcttctaggcattgtaggatagaatagattttgaaatttatttaaaaaaaaatattattacgtagcattttgatatgtcaaaatttccatagagtctcggtcaatcaatagtgcgatgatatcggacaaaattcgttaatctgttgaactaacggttttcggattatggttgtatcgaccattgttgcgaatcgagggtctactggagccttgacgatcaaatggagcctaacatttcaaaagggcgcatgggttttgtgaacaggagtgtgtctccttcactcaaatgacagtttacataaggtataatagagatgcactcttgtttgcaaagctctatgccctaatgaaatgaatggcatgaaatagttgtcttaattactagtgttcaacttatgaactgttcatttatgtttattggtttttggaagcggcaagactggtttaaaaacaagatcctttaccttatttggcgttatattaaaacattcggggatttgagattaaatttactttcagacagtttagtttaggttgttgattaaagttagatagttttccgtagatgaataattggacttaaatgattagttgatttgaacgaagtgtaacatttcattggcagatctgtttctagttgtaatgtacgacaaaactattgacggacgtgacaggtcggcagttagttttcatctttttttctctagtattttttatttcctttaaatttggaatacatcataggtttcttttgtatagatctccgattagttactttttcttatttaattaactaataatttaatttattccgggccttcttactttgaatcacaatttcagattttctttattcagtgttaaacttagattaccgtaactgctcaaatcatccaagttcttactactcacaccaacactaattttctttcacctcccccctcccgatcccctatatcttccggtggtgttcatttggtatgcaatactagttcggccactacccttttttccacaagaaaccggacttggactgacttgaggccgcgtcccccaccttgctccgtaaaacgaaaacgaaacgaatatttttctgtgttcgcagcgcgtcgaaaaccgaggtgttttcaaaaaatcaaatgccgGAATCCTGGTAATGAActcccatttttgaacattttcagacaTATGCTCTTTggctttggtccagacaccgtgaaaacggcattttttaaaaaaagtttcatacgaccttttcaaagtTAGGCtagttttttgagatttttgtttaTTCGTTGAGCTTCAggttttgaaaagaaaatttttCTGGATgcgaatttcaatttttaaatagtttgaaaaatataataataaatgCGTTGGTACAAGTTAGACTAATGACAAAactattttgtgattttcattaGATTTTCTGCAAACTCGAAAACCAAACAGAGTGAATTATTCCAAAATAAATTTACAGTGGCCACCCCGAAGGGTAAGTATCACGCACGACCGTCACGCGCCCCGTGCACACGTTATCTGACCCTGCGTTCTCGTTGGTTACAGCTTGTCGTGGGGCCCTCCCCCCCCGGGGGGGAACCGCCTTGTCTTGTCGTGTTTATGGATGTTCGTTTTCCTCCCTTCCTCCTTGACCCCCGCTCCCTCCCTCCAAATATCCCCCAAAATGGCTTCGTTTCGGTTCGACAAAACCGTTCAGATCGAAGTCGATAGGCCACTCACGCGCGACTACGAGCGCAATCCGAACGCGCGCAGTTGCTGTATTTGCGCCCGGCCGGGCCACCAGGCGCACGCGTGTCACGCCGCGGTGCGCATTTTTGGCCAGTGCGTTCCGACGACGGAGATCATCAACTACCAGCCGGTGTACTATCCGGAACGGCAGCAGCAGGATCGGGACGAGCAGGGGCCGCGGTTTAATTTGTTTAGTGAGGTGGGTGATTTTCAGCTGAACTTCGACGATTCGATCGCGAAGAATGAGAACAGCTTCTACCATCGGTTCTCCAAGTCGGTGGGACTGctggagaagaagaagaagcaggaGGAACGGTTGGCTCGGAAGATGAAGCGGGATGCGAAGCGCCGTAAGAAGGAGGCGCCGGGTGGTGATGAGGATGTCGTTGAAATGGTTCCCGAGGAGGAATCGGTTGGCAAGATCGCTGAAGAGGAAGTTGGTGGTGCTGGTGTTGGCAGCAAGTCTGCAGCTACTGCCGTAGCGAATGAAGATTCGAATTATAGTTTTTCAGAGTTTTACGAAGATAAGGCCGGCAAACAGCAGCCGCAGTCTGCCCTGTCGAGCGAACCGATGCCGGATTTCATCCCGCTGACATCGCCGGACGAAAGTGCGAATCATGCGTTCGCAGTTCCAGCCAATGTGGAGCAGAACACGGAGGCGAAAATTTTCCTCACCAAACCGCACGCCAAAATTCTGCTCGGTCCACATGGGGCCAACTTCCTGAAAGATGCGTCCGCCAAGTTCACCCTCAAGCTCAGCATAGCGTTCCAACCGGTTGGAAACGTCCTGCTGGCTAACGGTTTGTCCCAAAATCAGGACAACTTCCACAACGACCTGGTCAAGTTCCTCAACAGCGCATCGCACCAAAACGAGCAGATCAAGCAGATCAACAACGTCCCCAAGGGAACGGACAAGACCATCCGTTACATCGTCGAGCATCTGCAGCTGCTTACGCGTTCGTACGAAAACGTTAAAAGCATGTTCCGGCGCTACCAGCACTGCGAACAACAGGGCACCAACCCGAAAACCTGCGACAAAGTCCGTCGCAACCTCAACATCATTCTGTTTGGTCAGTTCGGCATGCGGCAAGGGCGCGATCACCTCAACCAGTTGCAGAGCAACCTCCAAGAGCTGAAGGACACCACAAACCCGATCGTCTCGCTCGAAACCCGAGACAAAATCAACCAGCACATCCGGTACATCTTCACCTCGTACGACCACGCCGACTACGAGGACATTATGCAAGAGTACGACGCGCTGCGAAAGTCCCAAAAGCTGTCCAAAGTCAAGCCGGAAGATCTGAACCTTACCCTTCCCACCAAGCTGAACCTCCTCACCTTCGTAGACAGCAAAGAAGCCGACGATCCCGACGACTCGTCGTTCAACGTGTCCAAAGAGTTCAGCTTCGACGACTCCTCACTCCCAAGCGACCTGATCCTCAACACGTCCGATCAACTGATCGACGACGCTGAACCACCGAAACGCGAAGAAGAAGAGAAACAAGAAACGCCTCCGGCGGCAGCGGAAGAGATCTCCGTCAATGGTGCAGGTTCGTCGGCGGCTCCGTCGTCCAAACAGTCCAAGGTAGAGTTTCTGCTGAACGATTGCCGCCAGATGGTGAAGGTGCTGGACAATAAGCCGATCACGGCCAAGTTCGACCTGATTTACGAGCAAACGCGCGAGGGAAACGTGTCCAAGGCGAACTATCGCACGCTGATGGGGATTCATGGCATTCTGAAGAGTAAGTTGTATCGGAAGAGAAAGAAAAATAAGATGGCCAATAGTTGATTGGGTTGAGGGTGTTGTGTTGGTCTGCGCGTCGGAAATTGGTTGATCGTTTTTCTTGTACATAGATTGAAGAAGACACTTCGGTAGCTTTTATGTGTCTTTGTTTGGTAATAAAAGATGTAGACACATTTTGTAAATGTTCATTCGATTTATTAGAAAGAaacgcattttaaatcaaagaaaattgaaagaaatgatGTCTGCTCGGGTCCATTTTCAGAACAATTCtcgttttcagaaatttcccgaggaatcccaatatattttttttaattcgaataaaaataaacgctgaaagtttcatcccaatcggagcacctcgatacgacctctagagccaaccgagcaaaatctacaaatacaGCCTCTTAAGGGACCTTTCTAACATggtttccatgaagttagacgaccacttttatttaaaaaaaagtgttacttaccaaaacatttttttttgtgttagtatgttgaaataagacacttttttacaaataaacatcaaaacaactaaaaaatcaactaatgttacattaaacgtgatttgtgaagctaccgggagtgaaataatccatttagctaaagtttagtaatttttgattgtttttataggccaggaaaagggtggtccgTTCTGCCCCcgagtggattttaatttaacacttccaccacaaAGCTTATTTGAAGGTTCGttattgtttgtttaccttggcAGTGCCATCTAGTAACATTATAAGCATtgaaccaacttttttaaacaatcttgTTTTAAGAAAGCTAATTTAAGgacctcgaaataaacaactTTTGCGtagttttgtcaataaatttacatttttgctcataaattcgaaaaatacaatgaattcaaacgccTTTTTGTGTGGTGATgatatttgacgtcctttataaaACCCCCTTGCCTTATAGTTgatctaaatccattctaaagcccaaaaccaagggtggccaaTTCTGCCTCTGCCCCtatataaaatcaattaaaataaggtttagaaaatcattaacCCTCTGCtgcgcaaattttttttcgatagtttttatttttcgcttgttcaggaggtcattttgagcaactttgtttctacgaaaaacttcacttctcttgttttatgtttttcttgttttatttttagaattttaatttgcatttatcctgttaagtttatgtttgttttgacataggactatgtctttacttactatattggggggccagttcagaaattcgatccaaagcgtcacttttaagcgttaaaaaaggggacattttgaacgcttatatttGGCCTATTATACCACCTGATatgattacattttgcctaGGTATctaatttttcacgtttttacagtccctttttcattttttgtttgttcttcacattttctgctatagaatggcaccacacaccacacacacattttttaaaacattagcaAGTCAACTTCCAACCCGATTTTAtgagttaaatcccatttaaactttcaaGTCAATGCGCCGGGTCCTGCCGCAACCAAAcattcaagctcatatttgggaatcGGGCTGAGTACACCCACAAAATTCGACAaatttgttacatcctaatgtgcATGCATTAAAAGaagttttgacaaagaactttgtcctaagggcactgtctacgggtgtcaatccaaaatttcacgaagcgaaagtgtaacgatttgtgtaattgtttgaacgcttatatcttccacccaattcaagcaatctgcatgctttatccaccaaacgaaaggggaagtcttaaattgcaagtagactacctcacaaagttgataaaactttgttaaagtattcaaaagttaaaatgaaaataaaaaatgaatccaggaaaaatcccggctgctgattggctgagagcacattacaaattttgccttgccttctgctttcgtggaactgtcacgcgagaatgttgcaccactgttgccacatttcatgcgaactatttaagctagcacttagcctcagaaaatttcagtgccttccgtggtttc from Culex quinquefasciatus strain JHB chromosome 3, VPISU_Cqui_1.0_pri_paternal, whole genome shotgun sequence includes:
- the LOC6041979 gene encoding uncharacterized protein LOC6041979; translated protein: MVADAIVEKLQPKMDLNEHELAELEERLYSSIHHAADSGVGPAAAEPSSATPGLSATAADKSTSSEPTPGSGSTVRIVTDKAIVNASKMKRYWSSMENYTGIRRPNRPRNNNAPAVEASRVEGGDGEDSVVKKATFTPYQSILGPSGIGGSGSSSPRGEFLLMEGMPSKQKKKKVGEGRKVLNPSSLRGKKMEQLQKIKAKKAKASKSRQKAQVGQQRLVATIELESSDDQDGEDCSPDPIKQEQEGIEHQDLEDSDPDEVVLVPSAPPPLVCIDSSDEDGTKDKFTHPKSKKKKANKKVNSPRCLSPSNSSIMSDDFIGHNDRTRLNDSFIEGITNDLELECQDVPSGSAIFASDHPPTSRADRAPSISSEGTVATSSDTTDQDKRLNKSQTGAAKPTFCSTPKQTLHVRRASAKSREQPEDDSIYSATSAKKSKPAEKRSSSGGDSSDECDDGESRSKRSKSYHSDASSTKSSKKQRNKKRRKKDSEHYSDEDFASILTDIVQAISENEGESSDEQPDEPPVEPEVITETVENITDSDILEIKDQEPNTISLPQVEPRENFVKAPSPEELDDSNDVVAIEPPPPPMINLADEDTRDVSGERAEYERIPGLRRIDDDPECCWNEEMKKFYNDSWNCEDFNVSTVLFNMPRQTKHWPIVHKDKFPDPPKKEIICNNCQQPGHMKYKCRRPPKPPTCYMCGLTGHQETRCPNTLCLRCGEKTNNFLRGCHACSREQHMTCHLCGIRGHAQRNCPDKWRRYHSTIEVDRPLTRDYERNPNARSCCICARPGHQAHACHAAVRIFGQCVPTTEIINYQPVYYPERQQQDRDEQGPRFNLFSEVGDFQLNFDDSIAKNENSFYHRFSKSVGLLEKKKKQEERLARKMKRDAKRRKKEAPGGDEDVVEMVPEEESVGKIAEEEVGGAGVGSKSAATAVANEDSNYSFSEFYEDKAGKQQPQSALSSEPMPDFIPLTSPDESANHAFAVPANVEQNTEAKIFLTKPHAKILLGPHGANFLKDASAKFTLKLSIAFQPVGNVLLANGLSQNQDNFHNDLVKFLNSASHQNEQIKQINNVPKGTDKTIRYIVEHLQLLTRSYENVKSMFRRYQHCEQQGTNPKTCDKVRRNLNIILFGQFGMRQGRDHLNQLQSNLQELKDTTNPIVSLETRDKINQHIRYIFTSYDHADYEDIMQEYDALRKSQKLSKVKPEDLNLTLPTKLNLLTFVDSKEADDPDDSSFNVSKEFSFDDSSLPSDLILNTSDQLIDDAEPPKREEEEKQETPPAAAEEISVNGAGSSAAPSSKQSKVEFLLNDCRQMVKVLDNKPITAKFDLIYEQTREGNVSKANYRTLMGIHGILKSKLYRKRKKNKMANS